The following proteins are co-located in the Geitlerinema sp. PCC 9228 genome:
- the chlP gene encoding geranylgeranyl reductase, with product MVLRVAVVGGGPAGSSTAEILAKAGIETYLFERKLDNAKPCGGAIPLCMVGEFDLPPEIIDRKVRNMKMISPSNIQVDIHLPKEDEYIGMCRREVLDSFLRDRAAKLGAHLINGTINKLDIPNSDTEPYTLHYIDHSNGQHDGTVNSLQVDMVVGADGANSRVAKAIEAGDYNYAIAFQERMRLPEEQMNYYQDLAEMYVGNDVSPDFYAWVFPKYDHVAVGTGTMKANKAKIKDLQAGIRARAANRLVDGQIIKVEAHPIPEHPRPRRVRGRVALVGDAAGTVTKSSGEGIYFAAKSGRMCAETIVEVSEGGKRIPREDELKLYLQRWDRKYGMTYKVLDLLQRVFYRSDATREAFVEMCSDLDVQRLTFDSYLYKTVVPANPLVQLKITAKTVGSLLRGNALAP from the coding sequence TTGGTACTGAGGGTTGCTGTTGTTGGCGGAGGTCCAGCCGGTTCTTCGACGGCTGAGATCTTAGCAAAAGCCGGTATAGAAACTTACCTATTCGAGCGCAAACTCGATAACGCCAAACCCTGTGGTGGCGCTATTCCGTTGTGCATGGTAGGTGAGTTTGACTTACCCCCGGAGATTATCGACCGCAAGGTGAGAAACATGAAAATGATCTCGCCTTCCAACATCCAGGTTGATATTCACCTACCCAAAGAAGATGAATATATTGGCATGTGCCGCCGGGAAGTTTTGGATAGCTTCCTGCGCGATCGCGCTGCCAAATTGGGTGCCCACCTGATTAACGGCACCATTAACAAACTAGATATCCCCAATAGCGATACCGAACCCTATACATTACACTATATCGACCACAGCAACGGCCAGCACGACGGCACCGTCAACAGCTTGCAAGTGGATATGGTGGTGGGTGCCGATGGTGCCAACTCTCGGGTTGCGAAGGCGATTGAAGCGGGGGATTACAACTACGCGATCGCGTTCCAAGAGCGCATGCGCCTGCCCGAAGAGCAAATGAACTACTACCAAGACCTGGCGGAGATGTACGTGGGCAACGACGTTTCCCCAGACTTCTATGCTTGGGTCTTCCCCAAATACGACCACGTAGCCGTGGGCACCGGCACCATGAAGGCAAACAAAGCCAAAATCAAAGACCTGCAAGCTGGCATTCGCGCCCGGGCAGCCAATCGTCTGGTAGACGGGCAAATTATTAAAGTAGAAGCCCACCCCATTCCCGAACATCCTCGCCCCCGGCGGGTGCGCGGTCGCGTGGCTTTGGTTGGTGATGCTGCCGGAACGGTGACCAAGTCTTCCGGGGAAGGCATTTATTTCGCTGCCAAATCCGGCCGCATGTGTGCCGAAACCATTGTAGAAGTTTCTGAAGGTGGCAAGCGCATTCCCAGGGAAGACGAACTAAAACTGTACCTGCAACGCTGGGATCGGAAATACGGCATGACCTACAAAGTGCTGGATCTGTTGCAACGGGTCTTTTACCGTTCCGACGCCACCCGGGAAGCCTTTGTGGAAATGTGTTCCGACCTAGATGTGCAAAGGCTCACCTTTGATAGCTACCTGTACAAAACTGTGGTTCCTGCCAATCCTTTGGTGCAGTTAAAAATTACCGCTAAAACTGTAGGTAGCCTGCTGCGGGGCAATGCCTTAGCGCCTTAG
- a CDS encoding sulfiredoxin: protein MRVEEIPLNRIKRPLPRATDNAKVEALMESIAEIGLQEPIEILEVDGEYYGFSGCHRFEAHQRLGKETIRCRIRRAPRSVLNMHMA, encoded by the coding sequence ATGCGGGTCGAAGAAATTCCTCTCAATCGAATCAAGCGTCCCCTGCCGCGAGCTACGGACAATGCCAAAGTCGAAGCTTTAATGGAATCCATTGCCGAAATTGGTTTGCAAGAACCGATCGAAATCTTGGAAGTAGACGGAGAATACTACGGATTTTCCGGCTGCCATCGTTTTGAAGCGCACCAACGCTTAGGCAAAGAGACCATTCGCTGTCGCATCCGCCGCGCGCCTCGCTCGGTGTTAAACATGCACATGGCATGA
- a CDS encoding Dps family protein — translation MPEQTKAPINVGLSEPDRQAIAEGLSKMLADTYTLYLKTHNFHWNVTGPMFNTLHTLFEQEYTELATAVDEIAERIRSLGFPAPGTYAEFIKLSSISETEGVPKAEEMIRLLVEANETVIRTARETLQKAEQAGDESTVDLLTQRMSVHEKNAWMLRSHLE, via the coding sequence ATGCCCGAACAAACCAAAGCCCCCATCAACGTTGGATTGAGCGAACCAGACCGTCAGGCCATTGCTGAAGGTCTGTCCAAAATGCTCGCCGACACCTACACCCTCTATCTCAAAACCCACAACTTCCACTGGAACGTCACCGGTCCCATGTTCAATACCTTGCACACCCTATTTGAGCAAGAGTATACCGAACTGGCGACCGCAGTTGATGAAATTGCCGAACGCATTCGTTCCCTCGGATTTCCTGCACCGGGAACCTATGCAGAATTCATCAAACTATCTTCTATTTCCGAAACCGAAGGCGTTCCCAAGGCAGAAGAAATGATTCGCCTGTTGGTAGAAGCCAACGAAACGGTCATTCGCACAGCGCGGGAAACCCTGCAAAAAGCAGAACAAGCCGGCGACGAGTCCACTGTTGACTTGCTGACCCAGCGCATGAGCGTTCACGAGAAAAATGCCTGGATGCTGCGCAGCCACCTAGAATAA
- a CDS encoding HNH endonuclease, producing the protein MAKVLVLNASYEPLNITSWRRAVVLVLKGKAEKIEYNGKSVYPDFPLPTVIRLRYYVRVPYKDIPLTRRNILYRDGNACQYCGYSGNDLTLDHVVPRSRGGGEQWENIVTACVRCNVKKGSRTPEEADMPLRQRPRKPHSSLYFEVDKYIKSGKHQEWQKYLIGGKPR; encoded by the coding sequence ATGGCAAAGGTTCTTGTGCTCAATGCCTCGTACGAGCCACTTAATATTACCAGTTGGCGTAGGGCAGTGGTGCTCGTTCTTAAAGGCAAAGCGGAAAAAATTGAATACAATGGCAAAAGTGTTTACCCGGACTTTCCGTTACCGACCGTGATTCGGTTGCGATACTATGTCCGGGTTCCTTATAAGGATATTCCGCTGACCCGGCGCAATATCCTTTATCGCGATGGCAATGCCTGCCAATATTGCGGCTATTCCGGTAACGATTTGACCCTCGACCACGTGGTGCCGCGATCGCGCGGTGGTGGCGAACAGTGGGAAAACATCGTCACCGCCTGCGTGCGCTGTAACGTCAAAAAAGGTAGCCGTACCCCGGAAGAAGCTGACATGCCGTTGCGGCAACGCCCGCGAAAACCCCACAGCAGTCTCTATTTTGAAGTGGACAAATACATTAAAAGTGGCAAGCACCAAGAATGGCAAAAATATTTAATCGGTGGCAAACCGCGTTGA